Proteins from a genomic interval of Caldicellulosiruptor diazotrophicus:
- a CDS encoding PHP domain-containing protein produces the protein MIDFHVHTTFSDGTYTPQEVVKLAKEKGLFAIAITDHDTIDGVTLAIDEGKRLGIKVVSGVEISADFEIEMHILGLFVDINNEFLKHRLKMLERFRKERNPKIIEKLRKMGYEISIDEVERLSSGEMIGRPHIAQVLVKKGYFSSTKEVFEKLLGFGKPAYVKKDKLKPQEAIEAIKKAGGLAILAHPHKYLYLEEGTENVFLELKEYGLDGLEVFHSDHSQKETNMLFEIAKKLDLAISGGSDFHGENKPEICIGIGKGNLKVDDEIFYLLESRVLKQ, from the coding sequence ATGATTGACTTCCATGTTCACACAACATTTTCAGATGGAACGTATACCCCTCAAGAAGTTGTAAAACTTGCTAAAGAAAAAGGGCTTTTTGCTATTGCCATAACCGACCATGACACAATAGATGGTGTTACGCTTGCAATCGATGAGGGGAAAAGGCTTGGAATAAAAGTAGTCAGCGGTGTTGAGATAAGCGCTGATTTTGAGATAGAAATGCATATTTTAGGGCTTTTTGTAGACATCAACAATGAATTCTTGAAGCATAGGCTAAAAATGCTTGAAAGGTTCAGGAAGGAAAGAAACCCTAAGATTATTGAAAAACTGAGGAAAATGGGATATGAAATTTCGATTGATGAAGTAGAAAGGTTATCTTCAGGGGAAATGATAGGAAGACCTCATATTGCCCAGGTGCTTGTCAAGAAAGGATATTTTTCGAGCACAAAAGAGGTGTTTGAAAAACTTTTAGGTTTTGGAAAACCTGCTTATGTAAAAAAGGATAAGTTAAAACCTCAAGAGGCTATTGAGGCAATAAAAAAGGCAGGCGGGCTTGCTATTTTGGCACATCCTCACAAGTACTTATATCTGGAAGAGGGAACCGAAAACGTATTTTTAGAACTAAAAGAATACGGGCTTGACGGGCTTGAGGTTTTTCATTCAGACCACAGCCAAAAAGAGACAAATATGCTATTTGAGATTGCTAAAAAACTTGACCTTGCTATCAGTGGCGGAAGCGACTTTCACGGGGAAAACAAACCAGAGATTTGTATAGGGATTGGAAAGGGAAATTTAAAGGTAGATGATGAAATTTTCTACTTGTTAGAAAGCAGGGTACTAAAACAATGA
- a CDS encoding NAD(P)/FAD-dependent oxidoreductase translates to MNTKYDVIIVGAGPCGIFTAYELVRTSSAPKVVIFEKGRDIESRECPKRFTNVCSGCKPCNITTGFSGAGAFSDGKLSLSPNVGGRIQEFVGQSNAVELIKYVDSIYLENGADTKVYGTNSQVIEEIKRKATVANLTLVESPIRHLGTEEAKKIYKRLQDFLLSNNIEIRFKTPVKDLVVEDGKVVGVVAEDGSIYYAKNVVICVGREGASWLSKIIEKYNIPCENNRVDIGVRVETPNHIWKGITEHLYESKFIYYTKTFDDKVRTFCMNPGGYVAVEHYDNLAVVNGHSYKNIKSDNTNFALLVSKHFTDPFKDSIKYGKYIAELANMLSGGKVLVQRYGDFIRGRRSNEERIKRNSVIPTLTDAVAGDLSLVLPYRIMLDIKEMIEALDYVVQGVASFDTLLYGVEVKFYSNEVKVKNNFECLTIQNLYFGGDGAGITRGLMQASVNGVLIAREIAKKL, encoded by the coding sequence ATGAACACAAAGTATGATGTCATTATTGTTGGAGCAGGACCATGTGGGATATTTACGGCGTATGAACTTGTAAGAACTTCTTCTGCACCAAAAGTTGTGATATTCGAGAAAGGAAGAGACATAGAGTCAAGAGAATGTCCAAAAAGGTTTACAAATGTTTGTAGTGGCTGCAAACCTTGCAATATAACAACTGGATTTTCGGGTGCAGGTGCATTTTCTGATGGGAAGTTATCACTATCGCCAAACGTTGGTGGCAGAATTCAAGAATTTGTCGGACAAAGCAATGCAGTAGAACTTATAAAGTATGTAGATAGTATATACCTTGAAAACGGGGCAGACACTAAAGTATATGGTACAAATAGTCAGGTGATTGAGGAAATAAAAAGGAAGGCAACTGTTGCAAACCTTACGCTTGTTGAAAGTCCAATAAGACATCTTGGTACCGAAGAGGCAAAAAAGATATATAAAAGACTCCAAGATTTTCTTTTGTCAAATAACATTGAGATAAGGTTCAAAACCCCTGTAAAAGACTTGGTTGTGGAAGACGGAAAAGTGGTAGGGGTTGTTGCTGAAGATGGCAGTATATACTATGCAAAAAATGTTGTGATATGTGTTGGACGTGAAGGTGCAAGCTGGCTTTCGAAAATAATAGAAAAGTATAATATCCCGTGTGAGAATAACAGGGTTGACATAGGTGTGAGGGTAGAGACGCCAAATCATATATGGAAGGGGATAACAGAGCATCTTTATGAGAGCAAGTTCATATACTATACAAAAACATTTGATGACAAGGTAAGAACATTTTGCATGAACCCGGGTGGGTATGTTGCTGTTGAACACTATGACAACTTGGCAGTAGTTAACGGTCACAGCTACAAAAATATAAAAAGCGACAATACAAACTTTGCTTTGCTTGTATCAAAGCACTTTACAGACCCCTTCAAAGATAGTATAAAGTATGGCAAGTACATTGCAGAACTTGCAAACATGCTCTCAGGAGGCAAGGTACTTGTTCAAAGGTATGGTGATTTTATAAGAGGTAGAAGGTCAAACGAGGAAAGAATAAAAAGAAACTCTGTTATACCAACGCTTACAGATGCTGTTGCCGGTGATTTGAGCTTGGTTTTGCCATATAGAATAATGCTTGATATAAAAGAGATGATTGAAGCTTTGGACTATGTAGTGCAGGGAGTTGCATCGTTTGACACGCTGCTTTATGGTGTTGAGGTTAAATTTTATTCAAATGAGGTGAAAGTCAAGAATAATTTTGAGTGTTTGACAATTCAAAACCTTTATTTTGGTGGCGATGGAGCAGGAATTACAAGAGGACTTATGCAGGCGAGTGTAAATGGAGTTTTGATTGCCCGCGAGATTGCTAAGAAATTATAA
- a CDS encoding TIGR03915 family putative DNA repair protein → MYKIFLYDGTFEGFMCAAFHIISEGIDKDSTIIVSKNEYQPMFIDNVREVQSDLKTFLEIRKEMIKKADNSVFKRIYYAFLSDTKDKEGYILRYLFYVLVHGKKIKYLYSDDIVNTVEKMAKNVSREIGKYMGLIRFCETDKGFLYAKFEPKNDIIKPIAYFFKNRLNEFYWVIHDVKRNKVAIYDRKKVQFLTCDNLKLKVTHQDEMFQMLWKNYFKAMAIEERKNLKLQQQNMPKRYWKYLLEKN, encoded by the coding sequence GTGTACAAAATATTTTTGTATGACGGAACATTCGAAGGTTTTATGTGTGCGGCATTTCACATAATTTCTGAAGGTATAGATAAAGATAGTACTATAATTGTTTCAAAAAATGAGTACCAACCAATGTTCATAGATAATGTAAGAGAGGTTCAAAGTGATTTAAAAACGTTTTTAGAAATTAGGAAAGAGATGATTAAAAAAGCTGATAACAGTGTTTTCAAAAGGATTTACTATGCATTTTTATCAGATACTAAGGACAAAGAGGGTTATATTTTGAGATATCTATTTTATGTACTTGTTCATGGTAAAAAGATAAAGTATCTTTACAGTGATGATATTGTAAATACAGTTGAAAAGATGGCAAAAAACGTTAGCAGGGAAATAGGAAAGTACATGGGGCTTATCAGGTTTTGTGAGACAGATAAAGGTTTTCTTTATGCCAAGTTTGAGCCCAAAAACGACATCATAAAACCAATTGCATATTTTTTTAAAAATAGACTAAATGAATTTTACTGGGTCATCCATGATGTGAAGCGAAACAAAGTTGCTATTTACGATAGAAAAAAAGTCCAGTTTTTAACTTGTGACAACCTAAAATTGAAAGTGACTCATCAAGATGAGATGTTTCAGATGCTGTGGAAGAATTATTTTAAAGCAATGGCAATTGAAGAGAGGAAGAATCTAAAACTTCAGCAGCAGAATATGCCCAAAAGATACTGGAAGTATCTTTTAGAAAAAAATTAG